The genome window CTTCCCGAAGCCCTTGGTGACCTCCTCGAAGTTGCGGGCGAACTCCTCGGGATCGCGGTCGGGGCGGTAGCGCTGCAGGAACTCCCGGTCATCGCGGATCCAGCCTCCGATGATGTCCTCGCCGACGTCCCGGAAGATGGCTTGCCGCTCCAGGCTGTACGAGTCGAGGAGTTGGTCCCCTCCCCAACCCTCGATGACCGCTGCCAGCTTCCAGCTGAGGTTTACCGCGTCCTCGAGGCCGTTGTTGAGACCGAAACCTCCGTAGGGAGGGTGCGTGTGGGCAGCATCGCCGGCGATGAAGACGCGACCGGCGCGATACCGCTGTGCCACCTGAACGCGCAGGTCCCAGAATCCGACGTGCTCGAGTTCGAAATCGAACGGAAAACCTGCGGCGCGGTGCAGCAGACCGGTGACGTCGAAGTCGCTCGTATCCGTGCCACGGGGCACCGGTGCGTGGAAGAAGAACTCTTCACCGACATCGACGCGCCCGAAGAACATCCAGTAGCCCTCGAGCTCGGGGTGCAGGACGCGGTAGGTCGACCGGTCGGGAAACCGCTCGAGCGCCGCGTGCAGCTCGGGGGAGCGGAAGACGGCCAACGCGACCAGTTCTCCCCAGTCGGTTCCACTCCTCTGGATGTCCGCTTGTTCGCGTACCAGCGAATGGCCGCCGTCACAGCCGGCGACGTAGTCGCCGGCCAGATGCCGCCGTTCACTCCCCCGTTCCATCGTCACATGCACCCCGTCGGCGTGTTGCTCGATGTCCGTCGCGGTCCAACCGATGTAGCTGTCGACCTCGGGCAGCTGTGCCATCCGGCGTCGAAGGACCTCCTCGGTGCGGTACTGCGGCAAGCGTTCGTTCGCCTGGAAGTAATAGGACTGGACCAGTTCACGGCCAGGGGGCGCGTGCCAGTATTCGCCCATCAGGTTGTCGTAGACGGTCACCTGGCCGATGGGATAGCCCGGTGGCATTGCTCGTGCTGCGCGGATCTCGTCCGCGATACCCCAGAAGTAGAAGTGCTCGAGCGTTCGTTGCGCGAGCCCCTGCCCCTTCGGGATGCCCGACAACTCGGTGCGGCGCTCGATGACGGCGCAGGTGATGCCGCGCCGGCCGAGGTCGACGGCGAGACCGACGCCGACGGGCCCGCCGCCCACGATGATCACCTGGTAGCTCTTCGTCACGCTCAGCTCCTTCTCAGCGGCATGCCTTCGCCCGGCCTCTCCGCCGCATGACTGTATAAGGTCATACCAATGTGGTTCGAACTCCGGGCCCGGCGGCGTCACGCTGCAGAGCCTGTGGCCCGCTAGGGTCCGGCGCCGAACGGGAGACGACATTGGTGGATTCGGGGATGTTCCGACCGGTTCGCACCAATCGCGTGTCCGCCGAGATCGTCCAGCAGATCGAGGCTGCCATCGAGTCGGGCCATCTGGAGGTTGGGGACCGGCTCCCGACCGAGCGAGATCTGACCGAGCGCTTCGGTGTCAGCCGCGTGACGGTTCGCGACGCCCTGCGCATTCTCGAAGCGACCGGGCTCGTCGAGGTTCGCATGGGCGCCCGAGGCGGGGCGTTCGTGACCGCGCCACAGCCGGACCGGCTCGGGCAGAACCTGGGTCGCATGCTGCAACTGTCGGCGGTCGAGCCGTGGGAGCTCGAGGAGACGCGGTCGCGGATCGAGCTGACCATCCTCGATCTGGCGGTCGAGCGTGCGACGGAGGAAGATTTCGCAGCGCTTCGCGAAATCTGTGACCGCACCGAGGAGGCGATCGCCGCAGGCGCCTACCACCCCCGACTGTCCGCCGAGTTCCATGTCCGGCTCGCCGGCTCGGCGCACAACCTGGCCATGACGTTGCTGTTCGACTCGTTGCACGGCGCCATCCTGCTCAACCTGCTCCGGGCGCGGGCGACGGACCCCAAGCACGGCCCACGGGGACTGTCCGAGCATCGCGCGCTCATCGAGGCGATCGAGCGGCGAGACCGAGCAGGCGCGCGAGCAGTGCTGGCCGAACATCTGGAGCGCACCGCCCACCGGATCCGCTCGCGCCCCCGCCAAGATCTCCGGCAGGCGGTGGGATAGACGATCCTCAGCAATGGAGTTATGGTAGTACCAATGTGCTCGTCGGGCGGAGTTGTGCCGCTCAGCACCGGTCTTGCCGAAGTGGATGATGCGTCGTCAACTGGACGATCAAGCGGAAACGCCGGTCAGCTATCTCGACGTCCTGCGGTCGCGTTGGGCGCTGGTGTCGGCCGCAACGCTGCTGTACTGGACCGGCGCGCACGCACTTCGACCGCTGCTGCCGCTGCGACTCGACGACCTCGGCGCCAACGAAGCGCTGATCGGCGTGGTCCTGGCGTTGTTCCCCCTGAGTGCGCTCGGGCTGGCCATCCCGGGCGGCCGCCTCGTGGATCGCATCGGGGTCCGGCGCGTGCTGTTGGGCGGATTCGGCGGCATGGTCCTGCTCGGCCTCGGATTCGCGCGCGCTTCCACCACGGCCATGGTGGCCTTCCTCACCGCCGGCATCGGCTTGTCCGAGCTGGCGACGTGGATCTCGTTGCAAGCGATGGCGAGTGCGGGTGGCCGAGGCCGCTTCCTCACCAAGCAGCTCGCCGTCTTCTCCCTGGCATGGGGTGGCGGCTTGGCGTTCGGGCCGGTCGTGGGAGCGGCCCTCTACGACCGGCACGGTTTCGGCGCCGTCGGGGTGTTCTACCTCGCCTGTGGCGCGATTTCGATCGTGTTGATCGGCCTCGCCCCGCGGGTCACGGCCAGCTCACGAGGTACGCCCGGCTCCATCCGCAGCGGTGTCCAAACCATGTGGGCCTCGGGTCCGGTGCGGGCCACACTGCTGTCGAGCTTCGTGGCGCTGTTCGTCGGGGGGGTCAAGGGATCGTTCTTTCCGCTCTACCTCGAACGCGCCGGCCTGTCCATTCCACGCATTGGGCTGATCCTGTCCATCATGGGGGTCGCGTCGTTGGTGATTCGCATGCCGCTGCCCTGGCTGCTGCGGCGCCTCGGTGCCCGAGCCGTACTCCTCGTGAGCATGTGGTTGGCGATCGTGCCGATGACCCTGGTTCCGTTCATCCACGGGTTCTGGGCCTGGGCGACGCTCGCGGTCCTCTCCAGCCTGGGGCTCGGTGTCAATCCGCCGGTAACCGTCGAACTGATGGCCAGGCATACGGATCGCGCGGAGCGCGGCCTCGCCATGGGCCTGCGCCTGACGGCGAATCGCATCGGTCAGGTGATCCAGCCGATGCTCTTCGGTGGCATGGTCGCGGTCACGGGCTTCGCCGGCGCGTTCGCCGCCGGCGGTCTGCTCCTCGCGGGCATCACCGCATGGACCCACCAGGTCAGGTTCGGACGTTCCGCCGCCTGAACGGGCGCCGGCCCGGGCGCCTGCCGGCCGAACCGGAGTCGCCGGGCAGGCGGCGGACGAGGTAGTCCCATGCCTGTTCGAGCAATGCGTCGTTGTAGCAATGGTCCCGCTTGCGCAGGGCCTCGTCATCATCGGAGGCGGCGAGCGTGGAAGCCGCGCCGACAGCCAGCAGCTGGGTTCGGCATGCCCGCTCGAGCAGGATGGCGCCGAGCACCGCCGTGGGGACGTCCCGGCCCGTCGCCACGATGCCGTGGTTGACGAGGAACAGGGCGCGCTGGTCCCCGAGGGTGGCGGCGACACGTGCGCCGAGTTCGGCTGTCAGGATCAGGTCGCCCGTTTCCTCGAACCGGGGAACCTCGGGCGGCGTGAACAGCGTGCCTTCATGGGAGATCGGCAGCAACGGTGATCCCGTGGCCGCCAGGGCCACGGCGTGGGGCGCGTGCGTGTGCACGACGCTGCCGACGTCGGGTCGTGCCGCCAGGATTTCCGTATGGATGGGGAACTCGGCATGGCGGCGACCGGATCCGGCGATGACCGACCCATCGCGCGTCAGGAGCACCACGTCGTCGCGGGTCACTTCCTCGAATCCCCAGGTGGCCGCCTTCATCCATGTGCCGCGACCCTCGGGATCTCGCGCCGAGACGTGTCCCCAGATCAGATCGCCGTGGCCTTCCGATCCGAGAACCCGGCAGCCGGTGGCGACCAGGTCGCGCAGATCGTCCTGCATGACGTCCTCCTCCACGGGAGTCGAGCGCGGTTGACCGGAGCGGAAGCAAGTGGAACAATGGTACTACCTTTAGTTCGCTCTGGGCGAGGCGCGTCGTACGGCCACGCGCGAGAACAGACAGGACGTTCGATGCTCAAGCAGGAGATCAACGAGCTGCTGACGCAGACCGGTCCGGGAACGCCCATGGGCGCGCTCTTCCGCCAGTATTGGCTTCCCGCCCTGCTGGCCGAGGAGT of Egicoccus sp. AB-alg6-2 contains these proteins:
- a CDS encoding FAD-dependent monooxygenase codes for the protein MTKSYQVIIVGGGPVGVGLAVDLGRRGITCAVIERRTELSGIPKGQGLAQRTLEHFYFWGIADEIRAARAMPPGYPIGQVTVYDNLMGEYWHAPPGRELVQSYYFQANERLPQYRTEEVLRRRMAQLPEVDSYIGWTATDIEQHADGVHVTMERGSERRHLAGDYVAGCDGGHSLVREQADIQRSGTDWGELVALAVFRSPELHAALERFPDRSTYRVLHPELEGYWMFFGRVDVGEEFFFHAPVPRGTDTSDFDVTGLLHRAAGFPFDFELEHVGFWDLRVQVAQRYRAGRVFIAGDAAHTHPPYGGFGLNNGLEDAVNLSWKLAAVIEGWGGDQLLDSYSLERQAIFRDVGEDIIGGWIRDDREFLQRYRPDRDPEEFARNFEEVTKGFGKRLRNFEPHYEGSPVVVGPPDGVISAHGHHALDARPGHHLTPQVLSSGENVFERLGLGFTLLAFDAQDADVHAFHDAARASGVPLDIVRDSFADGRASYAARLVLVRPDQFVVWTGDTAPEEPESVLRKVTGRS
- a CDS encoding FadR/GntR family transcriptional regulator, which gives rise to MFRPVRTNRVSAEIVQQIEAAIESGHLEVGDRLPTERDLTERFGVSRVTVRDALRILEATGLVEVRMGARGGAFVTAPQPDRLGQNLGRMLQLSAVEPWELEETRSRIELTILDLAVERATEEDFAALREICDRTEEAIAAGAYHPRLSAEFHVRLAGSAHNLAMTLLFDSLHGAILLNLLRARATDPKHGPRGLSEHRALIEAIERRDRAGARAVLAEHLERTAHRIRSRPRQDLRQAVG
- a CDS encoding MFS transporter; translated protein: MRRQLDDQAETPVSYLDVLRSRWALVSAATLLYWTGAHALRPLLPLRLDDLGANEALIGVVLALFPLSALGLAIPGGRLVDRIGVRRVLLGGFGGMVLLGLGFARASTTAMVAFLTAGIGLSELATWISLQAMASAGGRGRFLTKQLAVFSLAWGGGLAFGPVVGAALYDRHGFGAVGVFYLACGAISIVLIGLAPRVTASSRGTPGSIRSGVQTMWASGPVRATLLSSFVALFVGGVKGSFFPLYLERAGLSIPRIGLILSIMGVASLVIRMPLPWLLRRLGARAVLLVSMWLAIVPMTLVPFIHGFWAWATLAVLSSLGLGVNPPVTVELMARHTDRAERGLAMGLRLTANRIGQVIQPMLFGGMVAVTGFAGAFAAGGLLLAGITAWTHQVRFGRSAA
- a CDS encoding class II aldolase/adducin family protein; its protein translation is MQDDLRDLVATGCRVLGSEGHGDLIWGHVSARDPEGRGTWMKAATWGFEEVTRDDVVLLTRDGSVIAGSGRRHAEFPIHTEILAARPDVGSVVHTHAPHAVALAATGSPLLPISHEGTLFTPPEVPRFEETGDLILTAELGARVAATLGDQRALFLVNHGIVATGRDVPTAVLGAILLERACRTQLLAVGAASTLAASDDDEALRKRDHCYNDALLEQAWDYLVRRLPGDSGSAGRRPGRRPFRRRNVRT